Sequence from the Torulaspora globosa chromosome 4, complete sequence genome:
CAAGGTCGACGCCCTGACACAGCTGGCAGCGCAGAAGAGCGATGCTGATGCCGGAAATGCCAGCGGCCATGGTCCGCGAGACGGCCCCGCGGCCGATCCCGAGACACAGAGTAAGCAGAGAGAGCTGCTGAGCAGGGTCTTGCAGCTGAGCGACAGCGAGATAGCTGTGCTGCCTGAGGACGAGAAGATGTCTCTGTGGGACCTGAAGCAGCGTGCCATGAGAGGCGAGTTTGGCATTATATAACGCGATCTCGCATCGAATAGGAAACCGATGGTGCCAATGACAGCCAGAGAGACAGCgaaggacaagaaacaaGCTCGGGCAGCTAGCTAGAGCTTAATCGGCCGCTCTAAGAGCTCTTCTGGCCACCATAACGGGCCTTTGCCGATATCACGTGGAAGTCTGTACTATATACGGTTAACCATAgtaatttttcagttaGACGAAGAGTAACTATTGTTCTTATACTGTGAAGAGCAGGTAAATTTGACTGCGAGGCATTGCCATCCTTGGATTCGTGTCTGATCGAGCAGCCAGGATCAATGTCTGATCCtagaagaagaaagaccCGTCATGTCTTGACGCCAGAGAATCTCTCATCAACCATTCAAGTGACAAATTTACCTGCGGATTGGACACAGGATACTGTTTCATCCATTGTGGCAGGATCTGGGCCTATTATCAACATCAGTAGCAAGAATGATCCACGTACTGGTAAGCTTAGCGCTGTACTTTACGATTATAAGACCAGCAAGGATTGCAAAAGAGCGCTCGATATCCTGAGCCGAATAAGCAATTTGCCATGTCAATTGGAGAGGATTATTCCTCCTAACTACGAAAACCATGCAGAGGGCAAAAGCGAATTGACTTTGAACAGAGATTCATTTCCTTGGAAGTCGGGTCTAGATTTACCATTTGAGATGGTCTCCGAAGTTCCTCTACCACGAAAGCCCGTTACGACTTCAGCGACGTCAGGTACCAGTAATGATGCAAAAGTGGCATTCCCAGATATTTTGAGTAAAGCCTCCCAGCATTTGCCTCAATTGCAGCCGGGTGTCCTAACAGTGACAGATCCCGTGTCGGAAAACTTGAGCAAGACACCGCCTTTGCAACTGATTGAGATTATTTCGAACTTGAAGATACTGGCAAGTCAAGATATTAGCAGGAGAAGCCAGCTGGaaagctttttgaagaCTAGTCTGGATATTTCAGTATCAGTGACACAAGCGTTGCTCGAGATGGGATTTATAGATTACAACGCGGTAACCAACGTGATAAAGTCACAGGCCCAGTCTAATGGTTCTATGGCGAATAACATGATCAAGAACGGGATAGGGAGTGCGACCAGCAGTAACTCGAATACACCTATGAACCAAAATATGGCGCCGTTGAACAACAGGCCAATGCCAATGCCCATAGCACCGCCTTTTATGGCGCAACAGCCACAGATGCAACAGCCTCCGATGCCGTTTGGGTTTGTACCGCCTCCGATGCCTTTTATGCCACCTGCTCCCTCACAACATTCCCCGCCCCCTATAGCAGCACCGCAACCTGGTTCGATCAATATGGTTAAGCTACAGAGCTTGCCTCAGAACCAAAGAGATATGATAAAACAGGTTTTGACACTGACAGACGACCAATTGCGGTCCTTACCAGTCGATCAAAGGACGATGGTAGAAAATCTGAGAAAGGAATATACAGTATAGTCTTGACCTTGGGTGCAGCTGATACATAACCTGACGACCGTTATATCGGGCTGATTGAGCTGCTacctttttttttttctcgaTTCAGCTAGCTTTGCTGAGCTTTCAGGCAATCCTACGGCTAGAACAGCCAGCCGTTTGCCACCAGCGATTCAAAATAGCATATTCCGTCTTAGCCGCTAATATCCTGGTGATTTCAAGCTGTCTGTCACCTTAATTGCCATGCGATTTCGCTCGGTGTAGTTGACAATGCAAATGCGGGTCCGAGTTGCCATCAGAACAAGGAAAACTAGGCTTGAATGCTCTGGGATAGTCGGGAATATAATATGACTACCATGGGAAAGTCTCATTTTGTTTACTAGTGGTTTAAGGTGCCGGAAGAATTCCATTCACGTCAATTAATTCTCACATATAAAGACGGTAGCTTTGCTGCCTCTTCAGGGATCAGCACAAAGGCTTTCGAGGCGATGGTCCGCTGCAGCACAGATCTTTCCTATCACGTATGGTGGGACACTTACGCCAGTCCAAAGAAGGCAAAGGGCCGATCCAATGGCCTCTTTTCATACTACTGTCCGGGTTTAACACCAATCGCTCAAACGCTGCACCATCAAGTTTTAGCATTACTCATTGCCATTTAGGAGAAGTAGCTTTGTCTAGATACGGAATATCTATCAGGGGCTTATCCGCTGTAGTCAACCCACGAGCTACTGCTCGCGCCTGTCCTCAACCACACTGGCCCACTTCATTCACTTTATAGAAGAAGTACAGCAAGAGATTATCAGCAGTCTCAGAAGGCAGAGATACTGCTCAGTTTGTCTGGCCTAATCCTGCTTTAACATGGCCAAGGACCTCGATTGAATAGTCtttctcaatctttgtGAAAAGATGTGGTTTTTGCGCGATTGTCTAAGAGCGTCAGTGAAACGGATCTTGACGTGATGAATAAAAAAACATGCAGTCGAGTTTGACGTCTGCTAACGGTGTCAATTATTCGAGAATCTCTATAAAAAATGCTTGCAGTTGGCAACAATCAGATATCAACAATAGGAAGCTGTACCAAGGAAGAGATAGCCTCGTTTCTGAGACCAAGCGGTATTAATGCCTACGTAAATGGCTACGACATGCGTCCACAAGAATGCACCTGCTGGGACGGTCAATTGCAAACCAAGACCTCGGAATTTTGTCTCGATACCGAGATGCTCCTCCATTTGATGGCGATGAGCGGGATCTCCAAAAAGAGAGCTGCCAAAGACCAAGAGCCGCAGATCTCGAAGCAaaacaagttcaaagaggcCTTCAAAGAATGGCACTCCCTATCATCGCTGCGTGCCAAAGTGAAGCAGAGCGTTCTACGCAATGCGGGAAACGGTCAGCAAAACCGCAGCAGTCGCTACGTCTGTATGTCGCCAGTAATCGAGTGTCAGTATCCGACGGAGCAATCAGCGATAAGCTACTGTTCAACACAGACGAGTGAGGGCACAGTGGTGCACGACGAGATTTTTGCATGCCACGTTGCTAAGCGAAACTCAACAACAAATATTCTACGTCTAATAGAAGTAATAGAATAAGTTCGTAGGTTAACCGATATTTCGTATAGTAATAAGACTAACCTCCCGGATGGTCTTGTATTCGCCATGAGAAACAAAGGGATGTTCCTTGAATACTGCAAGATGCATTCGGAGCCATTGTCATAGCAAGACTGCAACTCTATACATGTTCGTTTAAGCTGCAAGATCGCGTATtatttcaacaaatttcGTATCAGTTCAACAAGCCGGGAAGAAAAACTCTCAACACTTCGAGAGTTGGTTCTCAAGCCATCTCAATCGACTGATCCGCCATGGGGGGTTCCCAAGGTTGACTACTCTCATATATATCTATGTTGTGACATTGCGAAGCTGTAGTAcgcttcctcttcatcgagcGAGGCTCATTTCAAAAGTTTCAACGACAAGAACAAGATCTCTGTATCGTCGCATAACGGGTAGAAGAGTACTTGGACACTCGCAGGATGAGTTCTACAACCACAATTaagcaaagaaaaggcaCTACTGTGGatgcgaagaagaaacacGATGGCATCAGTGCTGTGAAAGGTAGAAAATTGTTCCATTACCATGAATTGCCCGAATGGCAGCAGGATAACGACAAGATCTTGACCGGCTACGTAGCGGAGACGAAGTCTGTGCTAAAGTGCCTCGACTCTTTGTCTTACTGGAACAACGAATCTGTGAATATCTACACGCACCTAGTGTCGGCGATAGCTTATTTCGCTCTGCTGTTGTTCTTTACCGATATGCTGTTGATTCCCTCGTTCCCCTCGACCACAATGACGGATTACATCATGATAAACTTCTATCTGCTCGGGGCGTTCGTGTGTCTGATGTGCAGCAGCTGTTTCCACTGCTTCAAGCAGCACTCGAGCGCGCAGAGCGACGCCTGGAGCAAAGTCGACTATATGGGGATTATCGGGCTGATCTCCTGTTCCGTGATCTCGCTGCTCTACTACGGGTTCTTCGACCACGTTTTCtatttcaagctcttctcCGTGATCACCGTCATACTCGCCATGGCCTGCAGTGCGTGTGTGCTGAGCGACAGATTCAACAGCAAGAACATGCGGCCCCTCAGGgcgagcttcttcatcacGTTCGCCTTCAGCTCCATCTTCCCCATCATCACcggcttcttcaagttcgGCATGGCTGAAGTGTTCCACAGGGTCCAGCTGCGGTTTGTCGGTTGGGAAGCGCTCTTCTACCTAGGCGGAGCACTGATATACGGGTACAGGATCCCAGAGACCTTTGCACCGGGCAGGTTCGATTATATCGGCAATTCCCACCAAATTTTCCACGTTCTTGTGGTCCTGGGCTCGCTCTGTCATCTGAGGGCGGTTCTGGGCTCCTACATGTTTATGCACTCGCACATCAATGCGCCAAACTTGCTCTCCTTGAAAGGCTAAAAATATGCTCTCGAGCTACACGACGTGGGACAATTAGATAGATTCTATACTGGCATGAACAATTATATTGAATATTCGTCTTCTGGCCTTCTAATTACTGGCATTGCCCGTTGCGCTTTGTGTGGTCCGGGTAACACGGCACTATTAAGCCATTAAAGCTCTAAGAGTTCTAGTTCTTCTCAGATATTGCAACAAGTCGCAGGTTTCTTGGGCGTATTGGAGGTTCGCCGGTCATGAGCAGCAATCTGAGAGCTTTGAACGCGTACAGACATGGTCTGAGGGCCACCAGAGTGGTTTTCCAAGACGACACAAGAATGCTCTTGGCAGCTAGACAGAAAATGAGAGACGGGATGACCAACCCACCCAACCCAGAGCTTCCGATTGACAAGCAGATTGAGCATTTGGAGGAAATAGCACGGTTCCTGAGGCAGAACTTGGTCCAGGGGACCAAGACCGGCCCGGAGGAGAAATATCATCTCAACATTCACAGGGAAACGGAACTGGGAGACAACGAATCGATTAAGCAGACTAAGCAAACTCTGGCATCGCAAGGGGGCGGATGCTGTGGTGGCGGCAAGAATCTGTATAAGTGATGTAAAAATCGTGTAAATATCTGGAAGGGATTTCCAATCGGCACTTTTCACTTGCTCATCTCACTGGAGCAGAGGCTGCAGCAGCGATGAGCCAGAACGCTGACCTCAGCAAGAGAGATGTGCAGATATCGAAGGCTTTGAGCTATCTGCTCAGACATGGTGCCCTAAAGGAGAAGCTTCCAATCGACACGGACGGCTACGTGCCCGTTGCAGTTCTTCTGGCCCACAACCGGCTGAAGTGCCACAAATGCACCCTGGAGGACATCCATAGGATAGTCGAGAACAATGATAAGAAGCGGTTCCACATAGTGCAAGGGCCCCTTTCGGACGGCCAACCGCAGGAGCTTATATGTGCTACCCAGGGCCATTCAATTGCTGAAATAAACCCTAGCGAAGATGTGCTGCACGAGATTACGGACGCAGCAGACTTGCCGGCGACCCTGATACATGGGACTAGTATAACCAAGTTGCTGCTCATTTTACAGTCGGGTTCCATCAAGAGACGTGGCAGAAACCATGTCCACTTGTCGCCCGGAGTCTCCGGTCGCGATTCTCAGGTTGTCAGCGGAATGAGGAACTCCAGCAATGCGCATATCCATCTGAAGCGTGGCCAGCAACTGCTTGACCAACTACAGCTGTTCAGGTCGCTGAACAACGTCTATTTAACTCCCAACGACATACCAGCGTCGCTCTTCGAGAAAGTCGTCATTCGACCTCCAAAAAACGCAGCAAAAGCTGCCGATGACCTCCACAGGGTTAGAGATCTCCTGGCAAACCTCCACATACCAATGGAGGTCTCTAGCGGTCCGCAATAAGCGTCTTCTATCCTCGAAGCTTATTATACTGAAAAGTCACGTGTATTTTGATAACTAAGTACGAGCAGGCATCGATTTGAAGCTTATAGCGGGCTATAGAATCATATATTGGAAGTCTTGAGATACTACTAGAATTGTATCTGGTTGAGACGGTATCGCGTTCAGCTCAGCGTTGATCATCATGTTCAATTGCATCAGAAGAGCTCCGTATAGTACGGGAGTCACTCAGGAGTTTTTACAGGGAATTTTACTCAGAGCTCAGGAAGCTACTGCTAAAAAAGCTGCTCCGGCTGTCAAGTCCAGAAAGTCTGCCGACAAAAGATCTCAGCAGAGGGCCGGTGGTAATAGTGCTCGTCGCAATGCTCAGCAGAAGTCCGTAGGCACAATAACTCCTAGAGTTAAACCAACTTTCAACCATAGTATCATCAACAGACAGCCGCAGTTTAAGAAAAAAGATGCCAACAGTATGAAATcctctgctgcagcagaggATTTGATAGAAGCTTTCGAAAGCACTAATGACTCAGCCAGTAGGGGCAGAAGTAAAATAAGAACCAGTGCCTCGTCTAGAAGAAATACTCCCGCGAAAAAGAGAGAAGTGCCTGGAAtggtcaagaagacgaGTTCCGCCAACGTTTGGGCACCTGGCACCAAAAACATACAAAACCAGGAGGCTTACATGCCACAGGAGCCCACTTTGGCGTCCTTACTGAAATTTTATCCTGGTCTTCCTAATACGCCGGCCTCGCGTCTTATCAATTACTCTTTGGGACTGATGAAAGCTGCAGATTTCCCGCTCAATAGAGAGGCAAACTACGGTGTTTTGGAGAATGTCAATGAGCCTCCCAAGAATGCGACGTTTAGTGTGAAAACACCTAGCTTTGGACAATATACAGAGTCGATGCCTTTAACTttcgagaaggagaaaatgTTCAAAAATCTTTCTGTGAAGGCCGATCCCGCAAGTTTTGATTCAGTCGTGCTTGGCATATACCAGCAACTGGCGCCATTGGATGCCGAGCAATTCAAATCGGTCACTCACGATAATGTCAAGAGGAAAGAGCTGTTGAGCAATAGTCAAATCGTCAGACAAAGCTTGCAAGGCGTCAATATAAGCTCtgaaagaaagcaagcAATCTATCAAGTTTGCTCTGGTCTGGCACCAATTGCCGAACTGACTCAATAATCCTCAAGATTCTGTTCGACTCCTAGCCAGCTAGTACCTGTACATATAAAGCTAACTCCATACTGAATTACCATTCATGTTTCTCATCACCCTTCTGTCTCCCTGATGTCGATTTTCTCCATAAAGTGATTATAGGCTGAGAttcgattcttcagcaggACCTTCAGAAGCTCTAGCTCTTTGCTTTGGCTGCTGATTTTTCTGAGGACCGGGTACAAGAAGCCAAACAGGGCATCAAAATTGTAGTCTGATGGAAGATTAGCAAGTACCGAAATGAGAATGACCTCGTCCTGAATTAGATTGGCGTTTCTTTCCAGTAGTTTAGTGACTAAAGCTAAAGAATGCTGCCTCTTCCTGAACGATGCATAGTGCTCCAAAACTCTGATAACGTTAGCACCCATCAagagttcttcaatacTCATAAAATCATTGAATGTGATGAAAATCTCGAGTAGCCTGTCGTTCGTCATAAAATTCCTTGCTGCTTTGCCTTCGGGCAAAAATAATATGGTTAATATATTGCCGATATCGAAGGTCTCAATCTTGCTGAGAATTGATTTCATTAACGAAAGGTCGCTTTCTTCCAGGCATAGTGCTTCTAACGTCTCGTAGTTCTCTAAGAAGGGCCTGAATCTTTTATTATTCTTGAGCTtaatgatgaagaattcTTTAACAGTACATTTGGCGTACGAAATGTCTTGCGAATATGTCTCAGCATAATCCTTTAAGACTTTTTGAACATCAATATCTTGCAGGAACTCTTGCATTTTAGCCATATAGTAATCAAACAAAAATTGTCTGTCATTAGCGTCTTCAGGTCCCAATTCTTGTATTATCAGCACCTTAACACTAGCATTTTTCTCGACACGCTCTAGAAGTTCACGAGGAtcaatcttcaaagttgatAAAAGTTCAATTGTTTGAGATATCAACTTCCTGTTCAATTGTTGTTCACGTTCAATGATAAACAGAACATCGTCTATTATCTGTAATCCGTATGAAGACGGCAGTTTGTCTCCACTTTCCTGCAGAAActtcagcagttttttAGTTTCTCCTTCCTTCTTTAAAAGTTCGATTGTCTCCTTAAACattcctcttctttgcataaCCTGAAGGCGAAGGTCAAGGCGAACGTTCTGATCTGCCTCGATTATATTCATTATTTCCGCTAGGCTATCTTCGTGGAAGACGGTAATATCGATATCATTCTGTTTCTTATCAAGTTTCAGTTTGAACATATTGACGTCTAAAGTCTTCACAACGTTCTGGTAGTCTCCATTGGATCTCTCAGCATTGTTTTTTTCGAATAAATTCTTGATACTTCGCAGTAGCCACTCCAAATCGTCACATTTGTGATATAATTTAAGTGATTTGAGTCTCTCTATCAGATCCTTAAGACCGTTGAAAATCCATAAAGTCCCGTAAATTTGGAACCCTAAGCCATACAGCAGAAGCCGTGCATCGACAGTATTCGCCATCGAACACCATTTCCTGAGCAGTATAAGGTCAATTTTTGGGCTGTGTAAGACCTgcaaaagaagcaaaaggCTATGCAGATATTGATTCTCTAACAGTCTGAATTTCGATTGCCAGGGTTGATCTGATTGGACTAAGTACTCTTCAATTGCGCTCATACCTGGTTCGTTATGCTCGCCAAACACTAGTACAGGAGGGGGCCTTATCAATAAATGTATTCCGAACGAGCCATAGAGAACTGTAGAACACCTCTCCTCAAATAAATCTCCGACCAAAGCTTTCTCGTTTTCAATCTTTAGCTGGTTGGCGTTTCCCACCAGGGGAACTCTCCTCATCATATCAACCAcgctttctttgatctctgGCCTTTCGAATCCAGAAAAGCTTTTCGAGGTTTTCGCTACCCGTaccttcaaagattctGTCGTTATCTTTTGTACTATTTTCGACTCATCTTCGAGTCTGTAAATGGAGACTCGGTTCGGCTTGAATCTAACGATCAAGTAGGGATATTCGACAATAATGCTGGAGGGGTAGTTATCCAAAACGATTGATGCATTCACTATATCGCCACTGTGGTTTACTACAAGCGCCATCGAACTGTCATTGTATGAACCGCCGCCCGTGGCGACCAAAAattcctgcttcttgaattCCGCCACAACAGGCCGCAGGGGTGCATTCACTTCGCTGACTCTAAAAAGTGGTATAACTTTGAATGTCTTGAGATCAAGCACCTCATAATTGTTTTGCTTTGCAACGGCAAGATGATGGCCCTGAGCGACCATTCTGCTCACTGATCCAAAATCGAAATTCCTAAACAGCGTTATTGCGCTTGATGACACTTTCAAAAGCTTAATTGCCTCTGCTTGGGCAGCGTAAAACTTGTAAGATTTTGAAGTGCTTGAGTAGCCTCGAAGTGCGATATCTGTGATGCCATTTAAACTTAGAGTGTTGGGAGCAGGTGCGAATTCGGGCAAGAGGAACAATACTAAGGTCTGGTTGCTCAGCACTAGCGCTCGTTCAATGTTCGGAAGTAGTAAAATCTTATCAATTGGAACCGATAGATCGGAGTCAAACTTGGTCTGGGAAACAAGGATGTAATTTCGTGGTTCGATCTCGAAATAATGTAGGAGGTCACCGGTAGAGGTACCCAAATAAATATTCTGATCAAATGCCTCACATTGCACATATTCCATTTCAGATGGTAGGTCATCTATTAACTCCACAGTTTGGAATGGACCGTCTTCAATGAAGAATCCGTCTCCATGCTGTTCAATTCCAGGTAAAAGCTGAGGTTGATCAATTTGCGGCGAGCTTCCATCACTTGGCAAGCATTCCTCCCCCTGCTCAGCCATCTAAGTCTTAGCGAGTTGTCATAGGGATCCTGTCCTTGCTCAAGTAAAGAAGTGTAGCTCACTTGCGTAGTGATCGACGCTGCGTATCTACGGCGCGATGACAGTGCGGTGTAAGGCTTTCTAGAGCATTATAGTATACATTTCGAAGTTTTAGTTAGTCTATATCCATCAGATCGTATTAGCGTGCTAGTTTTAGAAGCAGTTTGGCTCCTTTATTCTCATCGCTGGAGTCGTCGATTTTAG
This genomic interval carries:
- the PTI1 gene encoding cleavage polyadenylation factor subunit PTI1 (ancestral locus Anc_4.65) translates to MSDPRRRKTRHVLTPENLSSTIQVTNLPADWTQDTVSSIVAGSGPIINISSKNDPRTGKLSAVLYDYKTSKDCKRALDILSRISNLPCQLERIIPPNYENHAEGKSELTLNRDSFPWKSGLDLPFEMVSEVPLPRKPVTTSATSGTSNDAKVAFPDILSKASQHLPQLQPGVLTVTDPVSENLSKTPPLQLIEIISNLKILASQDISRRSQLESFLKTSLDISVSVTQALLEMGFIDYNAVTNVIKSQAQSNGSMANNMIKNGIGSATSSNSNTPMNQNMAPLNNRPMPMPIAPPFMAQQPQMQQPPMPFGFVPPPMPFMPPAPSQHSPPPIAAPQPGSINMVKLQSLPQNQRDMIKQVLTLTDDQLRSLPVDQRTMVENLRKEYTV
- the VPS3 gene encoding CORVET complex subunit VPS3 (ancestral locus Anc_3.86), with the protein product MAEQGEECLPSDGSSPQIDQPQLLPGIEQHGDGFFIEDGPFQTVELIDDLPSEMEYVQCEAFDQNIYLGTSTGDLLHYFEIEPRNYILVSQTKFDSDLSVPIDKILLLPNIERALVLSNQTLVLFLLPEFAPAPNTLSLNGITDIALRGYSSTSKSYKFYAAQAEAIKLLKVSSSAITLFRNFDFGSVSRMVAQGHHLAVAKQNNYEVLDLKTFKVIPLFRVSEVNAPLRPVVAEFKKQEFLVATGGGSYNDSSMALVVNHSGDIVNASIVLDNYPSSIIVEYPYLIVRFKPNRVSIYRLEDESKIVQKITTESLKVRVAKTSKSFSGFERPEIKESVVDMMRRVPLVGNANQLKIENEKALVGDLFEERCSTVLYGSFGIHLLIRPPPVLVFGEHNEPGMSAIEEYLVQSDQPWQSKFRLLENQYLHSLLLLLQVLHSPKIDLILLRKWCSMANTVDARLLLYGLGFQIYGTLWIFNGLKDLIERLKSLKLYHKCDDLEWLLRSIKNLFEKNNAERSNGDYQNVVKTLDVNMFKLKLDKKQNDIDITVFHEDSLAEIMNIIEADQNVRLDLRLQVMQRRGMFKETIELLKKEGETKKLLKFLQESGDKLPSSYGLQIIDDVLFIIEREQQLNRKLISQTIELLSTLKIDPRELLERVEKNASVKVLIIQELGPEDANDRQFLFDYYMAKMQEFLQDIDVQKVLKDYAETYSQDISYAKCTVKEFFIIKLKNNKRFRPFLENYETLEALCLEESDLSLMKSILSKIETFDIGNILTILFLPEGKAARNFMTNDRLLEIFITFNDFMSIEELLMGANVIRVLEHYASFRKRQHSLALVTKLLERNANLIQDEVILISVLANLPSDYNFDALFGFLYPVLRKISSQSKELELLKVLLKNRISAYNHFMEKIDIRETEG
- the TPT1 gene encoding tRNA 2'-phosphotransferase (ancestral locus Anc_3.88) — its product is MSQNADLSKRDVQISKALSYLLRHGALKEKLPIDTDGYVPVAVLLAHNRLKCHKCTLEDIHRIVENNDKKRFHIVQGPLSDGQPQELICATQGHSIAEINPSEDVLHEITDAADLPATLIHGTSITKLLLILQSGSIKRRGRNHVHLSPGVSGRDSQVVSGMRNSSNAHIHLKRGQQLLDQLQLFRSLNNVYLTPNDIPASLFEKVVIRPPKNAAKAADDLHRVRDLLANLHIPMEVSSGPQ
- the IZH1 gene encoding PAQR-type receptor (ancestral locus Anc_3.90), giving the protein MSSTTTIKQRKGTTVDAKKKHDGISAVKGRKLFHYHELPEWQQDNDKILTGYVAETKSVLKCLDSLSYWNNESVNIYTHLVSAIAYFALLLFFTDMLLIPSFPSTTMTDYIMINFYLLGAFVCLMCSSCFHCFKQHSSAQSDAWSKVDYMGIIGLISCSVISLLYYGFFDHVFYFKLFSVITVILAMACSACVLSDRFNSKNMRPLRASFFITFAFSSIFPIITGFFKFGMAEVFHRVQLRFVGWEALFYLGGALIYGYRIPETFAPGRFDYIGNSHQIFHVLVVLGSLCHLRAVLGSYMFMHSHINAPNLLSLKG
- the RSM28 gene encoding mitochondrial 37S ribosomal protein mS46 RSM28 (ancestral locus Anc_3.87); the encoded protein is MFNCIRRAPYSTGVTQEFLQGILLRAQEATAKKAAPAVKSRKSADKRSQQRAGGNSARRNAQQKSVGTITPRVKPTFNHSIINRQPQFKKKDANSMKSSAAAEDLIEAFESTNDSASRGRSKIRTSASSRRNTPAKKREVPGMVKKTSSANVWAPGTKNIQNQEAYMPQEPTLASLLKFYPGLPNTPASRLINYSLGLMKAADFPLNREANYGVLENVNEPPKNATFSVKTPSFGQYTESMPLTFEKEKMFKNLSVKADPASFDSVVLGIYQQLAPLDAEQFKSVTHDNVKRKELLSNSQIVRQSLQGVNISSERKQAIYQVCSGLAPIAELTQ
- the MZM1 gene encoding Mzm1p (ancestral locus Anc_3.89); amino-acid sequence: MSSNLRALNAYRHGLRATRVVFQDDTRMLLAARQKMRDGMTNPPNPELPIDKQIEHLEEIARFLRQNLVQGTKTGPEEKYHLNIHRETELGDNESIKQTKQTLASQGGGCCGGGKNLYK